In Vibrio echinoideorum, the following proteins share a genomic window:
- a CDS encoding LysR substrate-binding domain-containing protein has product MRYSLKQLAVFDAVADSGSVSQAADRLALTQSATSMSLAQLEKMLGRPLFERQGKQMALTHWGMWLRPKAKRLLQDAQQIEMGFYEQHLLSGELKLGASQTPAEHLVPDLISIIDNDFPEMRISLGVQSTDAVIDGVLDYQYDLGVIEGRCDDNRVHQEVWCTDHLTVVASAHHPFAKRERVSLAQLEQAKWVLREHGSGTRKVFDSSIHHLIGDLDVWREYEHVPVLRSLVANGPYLTCLPYLDVEQFVESGQLVTLNVPELEMERTLSFIWRADMAENPLAECIKREGKRMMKGKPSIL; this is encoded by the coding sequence TTGCGTTATTCATTGAAGCAACTCGCGGTATTTGATGCAGTGGCAGATTCCGGGAGTGTTAGTCAAGCAGCAGACAGATTAGCGTTGACTCAATCGGCGACAAGTATGTCTCTTGCACAGTTGGAAAAAATGCTCGGCAGGCCTTTGTTTGAAAGGCAAGGCAAGCAAATGGCCCTCACTCATTGGGGCATGTGGCTAAGGCCAAAAGCGAAGCGTTTACTGCAAGATGCACAACAGATTGAGATGGGTTTCTATGAGCAGCATTTATTGAGTGGCGAACTCAAATTAGGTGCTAGCCAAACCCCAGCGGAACACCTAGTTCCAGACCTCATCAGTATTATTGATAACGACTTTCCAGAGATGCGAATCTCGCTTGGTGTGCAAAGTACGGATGCAGTTATAGATGGTGTATTAGATTACCAATATGACTTGGGCGTTATCGAAGGTCGCTGTGACGACAACCGAGTTCACCAAGAAGTGTGGTGTACAGACCATTTAACGGTAGTTGCTTCGGCTCATCACCCCTTTGCGAAGCGTGAACGAGTAAGCTTGGCGCAATTAGAACAAGCAAAATGGGTATTACGTGAACATGGTTCGGGTACTCGCAAAGTTTTTGATAGCTCTATTCACCATTTAATTGGCGATCTTGATGTTTGGCGAGAGTACGAACACGTTCCTGTTTTAAGAAGTTTGGTTGCAAACGGCCCATATTTAACGTGTTTACCTTATTTAGATGTCGAACAGTTTGTTGAATCAGGCCAACTGGTTACGTTGAATGTTCCTGAGCTAGAAATGGAAAGAACACTGTCTTTTATCTGGCGTGCTGATATGGCTGAGAACCCACTTGCTGAGTGTATTAAGCGAGAGGGGAAACGAATGATGAAAGGTAAACCATCCATTTTGTAG
- a CDS encoding efflux RND transporter periplasmic adaptor subunit, translated as MQSNLSIKTSASKRVALAIAAFIFVGSLTGCNKVQSEESVQVIKPVKLFEIPPQSDVELDSFIAKVDATDRAALSFQVSGDIETFSVRMGQEVKKGQVLTMLDATDYRIALDAAQARFDLANSQYKQASELYSKKLVSTDYYDQALNTFTAAEVELDQAKTNLGYTTLVAPFDGVVSMVFGKQYQLIAEKEPVLNILNHSEMDVTFSIPVSKLENRSIEDLTSSNMWVVMDSHRGIRIPTRFKEISTQPDEDTNSYQAVVSIEKPQGINLLSGMTAQVEVQKNKSQLGIGIVDSAWLSKETDQGVLWRYNPESQLISKVQVSLNPQGNVIDGLSSGDLIVEAGVDVLSDGQQVKAWLREGGI; from the coding sequence ATGCAATCCAATTTGTCTATCAAAACAAGTGCAAGTAAGCGTGTAGCCTTGGCGATCGCAGCGTTCATATTTGTTGGTTCTTTAACTGGATGTAACAAAGTTCAGTCAGAAGAAAGCGTTCAAGTGATTAAACCTGTAAAGCTGTTTGAAATACCTCCGCAAAGCGATGTGGAGCTAGATAGTTTTATCGCCAAGGTTGATGCAACTGATCGAGCTGCGCTTTCTTTCCAAGTGAGTGGAGACATAGAAACGTTTTCTGTTCGAATGGGACAGGAAGTGAAAAAAGGCCAAGTACTAACGATGTTGGACGCCACGGATTACCGTATTGCGCTTGACGCGGCACAAGCGAGATTTGATTTGGCAAATAGCCAATACAAACAAGCTTCAGAGCTGTACTCGAAAAAGCTAGTAAGCACTGATTACTACGATCAAGCCTTGAACACATTTACTGCCGCTGAAGTTGAGTTGGACCAAGCAAAAACAAACCTTGGTTACACCACATTAGTTGCTCCATTCGATGGCGTGGTATCGATGGTGTTCGGTAAGCAATATCAATTAATCGCAGAAAAAGAGCCGGTACTTAACATTTTGAATCACAGCGAAATGGACGTGACGTTCTCAATCCCAGTATCCAAGCTTGAGAACCGTTCGATTGAAGACCTAACGAGTTCGAACATGTGGGTAGTGATGGATAGTCACCGAGGCATTCGTATCCCGACTCGCTTTAAAGAGATATCAACGCAACCGGATGAAGATACCAACAGCTACCAAGCGGTTGTGTCTATCGAAAAGCCTCAAGGCATTAATCTGCTTTCTGGTATGACTGCACAAGTTGAAGTTCAGAAAAATAAATCTCAACTAGGCATCGGAATCGTTGATTCTGCATGGTTAAGCAAAGAAACAGACCAAGGTGTGTTATGGCGTTATAACCCAGAATCCCAACTGATTTCTAAAGTGCAAGTATCCCTTAATCCGCAAGGCAACGTAATTGATGGCTTATCTTCAGGAGACCTTATCGTTGAAGCGGGTGTAGATGTGTTATCCGATGGCCAACAAGTAAAAGCTTGGCTACGTGAGGGGGGTATTTAA
- the focA gene encoding formate transporter FocA, whose translation MATSTSENHQLFSPTEMMAEAEKFALSKANKTSSMTLSLAIMAGAFIGLAFLFYITVTTGSADAGWGLSRLAGGVAFSMGLILIVICGGELFTSSVLSSISWANKQITFGKMLSIWGKVYVGNFIGAMFLLALVSAAGLYQLDGGQWGLNALNIAQHKLHHSPVQAFALGVLCNLLVCLAIWLTFSSANAMTKSMMTVLPVAMFVSSGFEHCVANMFMVPLGITIQTFAPESFWMQIGATPAQYADLNVMKFVTANLIPVTIGNIVGGSVLVGLANWSIYRRPQLKAAKITAITQTTKITSVKEITMNTATTIKQIMNTQPITLSVEMPTSVAIDSLLDAQLVSAPVCDVEGRLVGIFSVHDVMVDLWCQDYIPTKGQKVVDLMSRDVVAISASDKLVDVAEFLCIDKEQLYPTTSMGYATRLTSLSLEERAKAMKVSQPHMLPVLENGVMVGVLTRTEVMQALRPIYGDRLNVVPQAELETA comes from the coding sequence ATGGCAACCAGCACTTCTGAAAACCATCAACTGTTCTCACCAACAGAAATGATGGCGGAAGCAGAGAAGTTTGCATTAAGCAAAGCAAATAAAACCAGCAGCATGACATTGAGTTTGGCAATCATGGCTGGCGCATTCATCGGGCTTGCTTTTTTATTCTACATCACGGTTACCACCGGTAGCGCTGATGCTGGATGGGGTTTAAGTCGTTTAGCCGGCGGCGTCGCATTCAGTATGGGTTTAATCCTGATTGTTATTTGCGGTGGTGAACTGTTTACCAGTTCAGTGCTATCAAGCATCTCATGGGCAAACAAACAGATTACTTTCGGAAAAATGCTTTCTATCTGGGGCAAGGTGTATGTAGGCAACTTTATTGGTGCGATGTTCCTTTTAGCTTTAGTAAGTGCAGCAGGCTTGTATCAACTTGATGGCGGACAATGGGGGTTGAACGCTCTAAATATTGCTCAACACAAGCTACATCATAGCCCTGTTCAAGCTTTTGCTTTAGGTGTTCTTTGTAACTTATTGGTGTGCCTAGCTATCTGGCTAACGTTTAGCTCAGCAAATGCGATGACTAAATCGATGATGACTGTCTTACCAGTTGCCATGTTTGTTAGCTCAGGCTTTGAGCACTGTGTGGCAAATATGTTCATGGTTCCACTAGGCATCACGATTCAAACATTCGCACCAGAGAGTTTTTGGATGCAAATCGGCGCGACACCAGCCCAGTACGCAGACCTAAACGTCATGAAATTTGTCACCGCAAACTTAATACCAGTGACAATCGGCAACATCGTAGGTGGTTCGGTATTGGTCGGCTTAGCCAATTGGAGCATCTACCGTCGCCCACAACTTAAAGCAGCAAAAATTACCGCTATTACACAAACAACAAAAATTACGTCAGTTAAGGAAATCACTATGAACACAGCAACTACTATCAAGCAAATCATGAACACTCAACCAATTACACTTAGCGTAGAAATGCCTACATCCGTTGCGATTGATTCACTTTTAGACGCTCAACTTGTTAGCGCTCCTGTTTGCGATGTTGAAGGCCGCCTTGTAGGTATCTTCTCTGTTCATGACGTAATGGTTGACCTTTGGTGCCAAGACTACATTCCGACTAAAGGCCAGAAAGTGGTAGACCTAATGAGCCGTGACGTAGTCGCTATCTCTGCTAGCGATAAGTTGGTCGACGTTGCTGAATTCCTATGTATCGACAAAGAGCAACTTTACCCTACTACAAGCATGGGCTACGCAACTCGCCTGACTTCTCTTTCTCTAGAAGAGCGTGCAAAAGCGATGAAAGTAAGCCAGCCACATATGCTTCCAGTACTAGAAAATGGCGTAATGGTCGGTGTGTTGACTCGTACAGAGGTGATGCAAGCGCTACGCCCTATCTACGGTGACCGCCTAAACGTGGTTCCACAAGCTGAACTAGAAACAGCTTAA
- a CDS encoding YceI family protein: MKKSIIATGLAFAMAMPFAANAADYVIDTKGAHASVNFKVSHLGYSFIQGRFNTFSGDFSFDESNVEASKVNVTIDTTSLDSNHAERDKHIRSGDFIDTSKFSDATFSSTKVVDKGDGKLEVMGDLKLHGVTKPIVIEAEFIGAGQDPWGGERAGFVGTTRLELADFNIPVMGASSYVDMDLHVEGVKK; the protein is encoded by the coding sequence ATGAAAAAGTCAATTATCGCTACAGGATTAGCATTTGCTATGGCAATGCCTTTCGCTGCGAACGCCGCTGATTACGTGATTGATACAAAAGGTGCACATGCTTCAGTTAACTTTAAAGTTAGCCACCTAGGTTACAGCTTTATCCAAGGTCGTTTTAACACATTCTCAGGTGATTTCTCATTTGATGAAAGCAATGTTGAAGCATCTAAAGTAAACGTGACTATCGATACAACAAGCCTTGATTCAAACCACGCAGAACGTGACAAGCACATCCGTAGCGGTGATTTCATCGATACAAGCAAGTTCTCTGATGCTACATTTAGCAGCACAAAAGTGGTTGATAAAGGCGATGGTAAACTTGAAGTAATGGGCGACCTTAAACTTCACGGCGTTACTAAGCCCATCGTTATCGAAGCTGAATTCATTGGTGCTGGTCAGGACCCATGGGGCGGTGAGCGTGCTGGTTTTGTTGGTACAACTCGTCTAGAGCTTGCTGACTTCAACATTCCAGTAATGGGCGCTTCAAGCTACGTAGACATGGATCTGCATGTTGAAGGTGTAAAGAAGTAA
- a CDS encoding EAL domain-containing protein has product MQFIAKYQDLTLKSVYQPIFDCSMTQIGVEALVRLSNSKGEIIRPDHFFHSDETSCIDKINVERLSRAIHIRNFAQSTIRHLDLFLNVLPNVGELFAEGKVNDSLLAKRLNELNLSCQQIVMELVELNAESEERLKDAAQSLAESGFQIAVDDFGTQASTEQRVRHINPHIIKIDRSVMLKFEKGDILEMEQVLELANQIGARTVIEGIETPQQLTAMQGLGFDMYQGYHLAMPKPIELDLRIAI; this is encoded by the coding sequence ATGCAGTTTATTGCTAAATATCAAGACCTAACACTAAAAAGCGTCTATCAACCTATATTTGATTGTTCTATGACTCAGATAGGGGTAGAGGCGTTAGTTCGCCTATCAAATAGTAAAGGGGAAATTATTCGACCTGACCACTTCTTCCATTCAGATGAAACTTCTTGCATCGATAAAATCAATGTAGAAAGGTTGAGTCGCGCCATACATATTCGTAACTTCGCGCAATCAACGATTCGTCATTTAGATCTATTTCTAAACGTTCTTCCAAATGTTGGTGAACTGTTTGCAGAGGGAAAAGTGAACGATTCTTTGTTGGCTAAACGACTCAATGAACTTAACCTATCATGTCAACAGATCGTGATGGAGTTGGTAGAGCTTAACGCGGAAAGTGAAGAGCGATTGAAGGATGCAGCCCAATCACTGGCAGAGAGTGGCTTTCAAATTGCAGTCGATGATTTTGGAACACAAGCATCAACAGAACAACGTGTCCGTCATATCAACCCTCATATCATCAAGATAGATCGCTCTGTTATGCTAAAGTTCGAAAAAGGCGATATCCTCGAAATGGAGCAAGTGCTTGAGCTCGCCAATCAAATTGGCGCAAGAACAGTAATCGAAGGAATAGAAACCCCACAACAACTTACGGCGATGCAAGGCTTGGGCTTCGATATGTATCAAGGTTATCACTTAGCCATGCCAAAACCCATTGAGCTTGATTTACGTATTGCCATCTAA
- a CDS encoding DUF1097 domain-containing protein: protein MSTLVAISLTTGILSGLWGWIAISFGLFSWAGFLGCTSYFASPTGGVKGLAGSLLTNMTGVFWAMVIIESSTFAGLEILGYVITAIVAFFMCIQAKQAWLGYIPGTFIGCCATFAAGGDWQLVVPSLLLGGVFGYLMKATGLWLHEKSNQSSEAVEQHAKQAKA from the coding sequence ATGAGTACATTAGTCGCGATTTCATTAACAACAGGTATTTTGTCAGGTCTATGGGGATGGATTGCTATCTCTTTCGGCTTATTTTCATGGGCAGGTTTCTTAGGTTGCACCAGTTATTTTGCTTCTCCAACAGGTGGCGTGAAAGGACTAGCGGGCAGCTTATTAACTAACATGACAGGCGTATTCTGGGCAATGGTGATTATCGAAAGTTCAACCTTTGCTGGGTTAGAGATCTTAGGCTATGTAATTACCGCTATCGTTGCTTTCTTTATGTGTATTCAAGCGAAACAAGCGTGGTTAGGTTATATCCCCGGCACCTTCATTGGTTGTTGTGCTACGTTTGCTGCAGGTGGCGATTGGCAACTTGTAGTACCATCTTTACTGCTTGGTGGTGTATTTGGATACTTAATGAAAGCTACGGGCCTGTGGCTTCACGAAAAGTCGAACCAATCTTCGGAAGCGGTTGAGCAACACGCTAAGCAAGCGAAGGCTTAA
- a CDS encoding DUF2164 domain-containing protein, giving the protein MTIQLDSKQKSEVTHALQKYLQDELDVEIGQFDTEFLVDFISKKLGAIYYNKGIADAQQVMERKMLDISDELYEIEQIVEI; this is encoded by the coding sequence ATGACTATTCAATTAGATTCAAAACAAAAGTCTGAAGTCACTCATGCACTTCAAAAGTACTTGCAAGATGAGCTCGATGTAGAAATAGGCCAGTTCGATACAGAGTTCCTGGTTGACTTCATAAGTAAAAAGTTGGGTGCGATTTACTACAACAAGGGGATAGCAGATGCCCAACAAGTGATGGAGCGAAAAATGTTAGATATCTCAGATGAGCTTTATGAAATCGAACAAATCGTTGAAATTTAA
- a CDS encoding efflux RND transporter periplasmic adaptor subunit, with translation MNLSKLSLVVASALFLQACNSEADHREQPSLLVSTFEVGPPLTDQFRSFNGQVMPAELTPLAFKLPGEIKQVLVEAGDLVEKGQLLATLDNDTYLQDLTDAKSQFELASKQLARGTEMFGSKMLSQSEHDQLTANYKLASANLAAAKRKLSYTKLLAPFSGTVSTVDKQRFENATPGETLLSLYQNDKVYVRIQVSDSILASISPDMRSNSYRPEATFGGHTGHYPLTYLEHTSELHPQSRTYEFWMQMQQPENEVLPGTSVTVNVDMAKAGLSDVQGYQLPMTTLQAGVEANQFYVWKLEDGQAFKSEVEVEKISGKGVLIAHGVEQGDQLVNSNLRKLRDGIKLSGKAE, from the coding sequence ATGAACCTTTCTAAACTATCACTTGTTGTTGCGTCTGCTTTGTTTCTTCAAGCGTGCAATAGTGAAGCTGATCACCGTGAGCAACCTTCTCTTTTAGTTTCAACCTTTGAAGTTGGTCCGCCACTCACTGATCAATTCAGAAGCTTTAATGGTCAAGTTATGCCTGCTGAACTAACGCCTCTAGCATTTAAGCTACCTGGCGAGATCAAGCAAGTTTTGGTTGAAGCTGGGGACCTGGTAGAAAAAGGGCAGCTACTCGCGACTCTAGATAACGATACCTACCTGCAAGATCTAACGGACGCTAAGTCTCAATTTGAACTGGCGAGCAAGCAACTCGCGCGTGGTACCGAGATGTTTGGTAGCAAGATGTTATCTCAATCTGAACACGATCAACTGACCGCTAATTATAAATTAGCATCGGCGAACTTGGCAGCAGCAAAACGTAAGCTAAGTTACACCAAGTTACTAGCACCATTTTCGGGAACGGTTTCAACAGTAGATAAACAGCGCTTTGAAAATGCGACTCCGGGTGAAACGTTATTGAGCTTGTATCAAAACGATAAGGTGTATGTACGAATTCAAGTCTCAGATTCGATTCTGGCATCAATTAGCCCAGATATGCGCTCAAACAGCTACCGCCCTGAAGCAACATTTGGTGGGCATACTGGTCATTACCCATTGACCTATCTAGAACACACCAGTGAGTTACACCCACAATCTCGTACCTACGAATTTTGGATGCAGATGCAACAACCAGAAAACGAAGTTTTGCCTGGTACAAGCGTTACGGTAAACGTAGATATGGCTAAAGCGGGCCTGAGTGATGTTCAAGGCTACCAGTTACCCATGACGACACTACAAGCTGGAGTTGAAGCGAACCAGTTTTACGTGTGGAAACTCGAAGATGGACAAGCGTTCAAAAGCGAAGTTGAAGTTGAAAAGATCAGTGGCAAAGGCGTACTTATCGCTCACGGTGTTGAGCAAGGTGACCAGCTCGTAAACTCGAATTTAAGAAAACTCCGTGACGGAATCAAATTGTCAGGAAAAGCAGAATGA
- a CDS encoding efflux RND transporter permease subunit translates to MNIAEYSIKNKVISWLFLVILAVGGVTSFGNLSRLEDPAFTIKDAMIISTYPGATSMEVEEELTYPLEKEIRQLPYIDKITSTSSNGMSQIMVSMKMDYGPDELPQIWDEMRRKINDLQPMLPSGVNSVQIIDDFGDVFGVMIMLTGDGYDSVELKQYADYLTREIELVEGVGKVSIAGDQQEQMFVEMSLERLAALNLDMSTVTSLLAQQNSVVSAGEVMLNGQSLTIRPNGTLSTVEELENLIIHGRDTGNLIRLKDVADVTRGIQEKPGNVLTYNGKPAINLGISFSSGVNVVEIGQALDAELDRLESIKPAGVDLNYFYNQAQEVDKSVADFLISLVEAVAIVIIVLLFAMGLRSGLIIGLVLLLTVFGTFILMDYNDVELHRISLGALIIALGMLVDNAIVVVEGILVGLKKGKTKLQAAKDIVTQTQWPLLGATIIAITAFAPIGLSKDATGEFMGSLFWVLCFSLFLSWVTALTLTPFLAEMLLKEEDKVDENEDPYKGILFDIFGACLKLALRFRWLTVVSMVALLAVSVVGFGMVKQQFFPPSNTPMFYVDMWMPEGTDVRETIKQTEKVESYIRKQDDVEFVTTTVGQGMQRFALTYQPEKSYEAYSQLQVRTTDRDTMFKVLAELDKDLANQFEQPTFQFKLIEFGPSPASKIEARIIGADPQILRSIAVEVEDILLADPGSRNVRHDWRERTKELVPLFNESKARRLGISKTDLSETLQMAFGGYNIGLLRDGTHMLPIVTRLPEEERFDFESLNNVKIWSPSLQTYIPVEQVIDGVELQWSEPLIQRRDRKRTLTVLADHDVLGDETPASLFARVKPKVEALALPEGYSISWGGEYESSKDAQESLFGSLPMGYLLMFIITMLLFNSLRKPLVIWFTVPLSIIGVSIGLLSTNMPFSFTAFLGLLSLSGMILKNGIVLLDQINSELSTGKDPYLAVVDSAISRVRPVSMAALTTILGMIPLVFDAFFGSMAITIMAGLGFATVLTLIVVPVMFAILYRIKPSTAGY, encoded by the coding sequence ATGAACATCGCAGAATATTCAATAAAGAACAAAGTAATTAGCTGGCTGTTTCTCGTCATTTTGGCCGTTGGCGGTGTCACATCTTTCGGTAATCTGTCCCGTCTAGAAGACCCAGCTTTTACCATCAAAGATGCAATGATTATTTCAACTTACCCTGGCGCGACGTCGATGGAAGTTGAAGAAGAACTGACTTATCCGTTAGAGAAAGAGATTCGTCAGCTTCCCTATATCGACAAGATCACGTCGACATCATCTAATGGGATGTCTCAAATTATGGTGAGCATGAAGATGGATTATGGTCCAGACGAGCTACCACAGATTTGGGATGAAATGCGTCGTAAAATCAACGACCTCCAACCTATGCTTCCAAGCGGTGTTAATTCTGTTCAGATCATCGATGATTTTGGTGATGTGTTCGGGGTAATGATCATGCTAACGGGCGACGGCTATGACTCTGTTGAGTTGAAGCAATACGCCGACTATCTCACCCGTGAAATTGAACTCGTAGAAGGCGTTGGGAAAGTCAGCATTGCTGGAGATCAACAAGAACAAATGTTTGTTGAAATGTCGCTTGAACGCTTAGCGGCGCTGAACCTAGATATGTCGACAGTGACCTCTCTTTTAGCACAACAAAACAGTGTGGTATCAGCAGGTGAGGTGATGTTAAACGGTCAAAGCTTGACGATTAGACCTAATGGCACACTGAGTACAGTTGAAGAACTTGAAAACTTAATCATTCATGGTCGTGACACGGGTAATTTGATTCGCCTTAAAGATGTTGCTGACGTTACACGTGGGATTCAAGAGAAGCCCGGTAATGTACTGACTTACAACGGTAAACCAGCCATCAACCTAGGTATCTCATTTTCATCAGGCGTGAACGTAGTCGAGATTGGCCAAGCGCTTGATGCAGAGTTGGATCGTTTAGAAAGTATTAAGCCAGCGGGTGTAGACCTGAATTACTTCTACAACCAAGCACAAGAAGTCGATAAATCCGTTGCTGACTTCTTGATTAGCCTAGTAGAAGCGGTTGCGATTGTTATCATCGTATTGCTTTTCGCAATGGGTTTACGCAGTGGCTTGATCATCGGTTTGGTACTTCTTCTGACAGTCTTCGGCACGTTCATTCTTATGGACTATAACGATGTAGAGCTACACCGAATCTCACTGGGCGCGTTGATTATCGCACTAGGTATGTTGGTTGATAACGCGATCGTCGTAGTGGAAGGTATTCTTGTTGGATTGAAAAAAGGTAAAACTAAACTTCAAGCCGCAAAAGATATTGTGACACAGACACAATGGCCTTTATTAGGTGCGACTATTATCGCGATCACTGCTTTTGCACCTATCGGTCTATCAAAAGATGCAACAGGCGAGTTCATGGGCTCATTGTTCTGGGTACTTTGCTTCTCGTTATTTTTGAGTTGGGTAACCGCATTAACACTGACTCCGTTCCTTGCTGAAATGCTGCTTAAGGAAGAAGATAAGGTTGACGAAAACGAAGACCCATACAAAGGCATCCTTTTCGATATATTCGGTGCATGTTTAAAACTTGCGTTACGTTTTAGATGGTTAACCGTAGTCAGTATGGTGGCCTTGTTAGCGGTGTCGGTTGTTGGTTTTGGTATGGTAAAACAGCAGTTCTTCCCGCCATCAAACACGCCAATGTTCTACGTGGATATGTGGATGCCTGAAGGTACCGATGTTCGTGAAACGATTAAACAGACTGAGAAGGTTGAAAGTTACATTCGCAAGCAGGACGATGTGGAGTTTGTAACAACCACGGTTGGGCAAGGCATGCAACGTTTTGCGCTGACATACCAACCAGAGAAAAGTTATGAAGCGTACAGTCAACTTCAAGTCCGGACCACAGACCGTGACACGATGTTTAAGGTGCTAGCGGAGTTAGACAAGGATCTAGCGAATCAATTTGAACAACCCACGTTCCAGTTTAAGTTAATCGAATTTGGGCCGTCACCAGCTTCAAAGATTGAAGCTCGAATTATCGGTGCTGACCCACAAATACTGCGTAGTATTGCCGTAGAAGTGGAAGATATCTTGTTAGCGGATCCCGGTTCTCGAAATGTTCGTCATGATTGGCGTGAACGCACCAAAGAACTCGTGCCGCTTTTCAATGAATCAAAGGCGCGTCGTCTTGGTATTTCAAAAACCGACCTGTCTGAGACATTACAGATGGCGTTTGGCGGGTATAACATCGGGTTATTGCGTGATGGTACACATATGTTGCCGATCGTCACTCGCCTCCCTGAAGAAGAGCGCTTTGATTTTGAATCTTTGAACAACGTGAAGATCTGGAGCCCATCGCTACAAACTTACATTCCGGTAGAGCAGGTGATTGATGGTGTTGAGCTTCAATGGTCTGAGCCTTTAATTCAACGTCGTGATAGAAAGCGTACGCTAACGGTGCTTGCTGACCACGATGTGTTAGGTGATGAAACTCCAGCTAGCTTATTTGCTCGTGTAAAACCAAAGGTAGAAGCTTTAGCGCTGCCTGAAGGCTACAGCATTAGCTGGGGTGGTGAATACGAAAGCTCTAAAGACGCTCAGGAATCACTATTTGGTTCATTGCCAATGGGTTACTTGTTGATGTTTATCATCACGATGCTTTTGTTTAACTCGCTTCGCAAGCCGCTTGTGATTTGGTTTACGGTGCCACTGTCTATCATTGGTGTTTCGATTGGTTTGTTAAGTACCAATATGCCATTCAGCTTTACTGCATTCTTAGGCTTATTGAGTTTAAGTGGCATGATTTTGAAAAACGGTATCGTTTTGCTTGATCAGATCAACAGTGAGCTATCCACAGGTAAAGACCCATATTTAGCGGTTGTTGACAGTGCGATTAGTCGTGTACGACCGGTATCTATGGCGGCATTGACGACTATCTTGGGTATGATCCCCTTGGTATTCGATGCATTTTTTGGCTCGATGGCGATTACCATCATGGCAGGCTTAGGTTTTGCTACGGTACTGACTTTAATAGTAGTACCGGTGATGTTCGCTATCCTGTATAGAATCAAACCGTCCACTGCGGGTTATTAG
- a CDS encoding cytochrome b, whose protein sequence is MDNNVRNYNPLARAMHWISALAIFGLFGVGLWMVDLSYYSEWYKTAPDYHRSVGIILASVTVIRLLWKLVTASPKVEGKSYEVVAAKIAHGFMYLNLAVLFISGYLISTSDGRGIDVFNWFTVPSMGELFENQSDLAGTIHYYAAWVLIIMASVHALAAIKHHVIDKDDTLRKMIGASK, encoded by the coding sequence ATGGACAACAACGTTAGAAATTACAACCCATTAGCTCGAGCGATGCATTGGATTTCAGCACTCGCGATTTTTGGCTTATTTGGTGTGGGATTATGGATGGTTGATCTTTCATACTACAGCGAGTGGTACAAAACAGCGCCAGACTACCATCGTTCGGTAGGTATTATTCTGGCTAGTGTTACCGTTATTCGCTTACTTTGGAAGCTAGTTACCGCGTCACCGAAGGTGGAAGGTAAAAGCTATGAAGTAGTAGCAGCTAAGATTGCTCACGGTTTTATGTACCTCAACTTAGCCGTTTTATTTATTTCAGGTTATTTGATTTCAACATCAGATGGTCGCGGGATCGACGTATTCAATTGGTTCACTGTTCCAAGTATGGGCGAACTGTTTGAAAATCAATCCGATCTTGCAGGAACGATTCACTACTACGCTGCATGGGTACTGATCATCATGGCATCAGTACACGCTTTGGCGGCGATAAAACACCACGTTATCGACAAAGACGATACGCTACGAAAAATGATAGGAGCTTCAAAATGA